In one window of Pseudomonas benzenivorans DNA:
- a CDS encoding N-acetylmuramoyl-L-alanine amidase — translation MRALCLVVLLTLLAGCARGPRIDTQYSAAGQSSRVQYIVLHYTSTDLPRSLRLLTEGDVSSHYLIGDTPPTIYRLVDENRRAWHAGDSRWQGRTWLNGTTIGIELVNRGYAEGPDGRTWQAYPPEQIDALIELLEDIMRRHDLAPGSILGHSDVAPQRKVDPGPLFPWWRLAEAGLVPWPDAQAVARQQALFAASLPSVAWFQAQLALQGYEVPRHGELDEATRNVLAAFQMKYRPARHDGVADAETAALLLVLNSRT, via the coding sequence ATGAGAGCCCTCTGCCTCGTCGTGCTACTCACCCTGCTCGCCGGCTGTGCCCGCGGCCCGCGCATCGACACCCAGTACAGCGCCGCCGGCCAGAGCAGCCGGGTGCAGTACATCGTCCTGCACTACACCTCGACCGACCTGCCGCGCTCGCTGCGCCTGCTGACCGAGGGCGACGTCAGCAGCCACTACCTGATCGGCGACACCCCGCCGACCATCTACCGCCTGGTCGACGAGAACCGCCGCGCCTGGCACGCCGGCGACAGCCGCTGGCAGGGGCGGACCTGGCTCAACGGCACCACGATCGGCATCGAGCTGGTCAACCGGGGCTATGCCGAAGGGCCCGACGGCCGCACCTGGCAGGCCTATCCGCCGGAGCAGATCGATGCCCTGATCGAACTGCTCGAGGACATCATGCGCCGCCACGACCTGGCCCCCGGCAGCATCCTCGGCCACAGCGACGTCGCGCCGCAGCGCAAGGTCGACCCGGGGCCGCTGTTCCCCTGGTGGCGCCTGGCCGAAGCCGGCCTGGTGCCCTGGCCGGACGCCCAGGCGGTGGCGCGCCAGCAGGCGCTGTTCGCCGCCAGCCTGCCGAGCGTGGCCTGGTTCCAGGCGCAGCTGGCCCTGCAGGGCTACGAGGTGCCCCGGCATGGCGAGCTGGATGAGGCCACGCGCAACGTGCTGGCGGCCTTCCAGATGAAGTACCGGCCGGCGCGCCACGACGGCGTGGCGGATGCCGAGACGGCGGCGCTGCTGCTGGTGCTCAACAGCCGCACCTGA
- a CDS encoding DUF5924 family protein: MLLRLAALIRRHPWLVAIFGFASGLASFLLVERQAGLASVLALVMLVSWLWLILENLLRERIARRFGFELPPPLLRYATQLIHQESLFFVLPFFFITTTWDSGQALFSGLLGAAALVSIIDPLYYRWLAPRRWLYLGFHCLTLFAVLLTALPLILKLTTPQSYRLALAIAVLLSLPSLLGSINVARWWRGLLLLGLCLALGVGGWLTRVWVPPATLWLTEAALSAEFDGYRRSPGQRLKQLGADRLRRQGLYAYTAISAPRGLNERIYHVWRHEGREVERIALSIHGGRKQGYRAWSHKQNFPADAAGRWQVQVLTEAGQMIGVLRFRVLAAEAADAASERYEDAAASAGLVLPVQPKNQ, encoded by the coding sequence CTGCTGCTGCGCCTCGCCGCCCTGATCCGCCGCCATCCCTGGTTGGTGGCGATCTTCGGTTTCGCCTCCGGCCTGGCGAGCTTCCTGCTGGTCGAGCGCCAGGCCGGGCTGGCCAGCGTGCTGGCCCTGGTGATGCTGGTCAGCTGGCTGTGGCTGATCCTGGAAAACCTGCTGCGCGAGCGCATCGCCCGCCGCTTCGGCTTCGAACTGCCGCCGCCGCTGCTGCGCTACGCGACCCAGCTGATCCACCAGGAGAGCCTGTTCTTCGTCCTGCCGTTCTTCTTCATCACCACCACCTGGGACAGCGGCCAGGCCCTGTTCAGCGGCCTGCTCGGCGCGGCCGCGCTGGTCTCGATCATCGACCCGCTGTACTACCGCTGGCTGGCGCCGCGGCGCTGGCTGTACCTCGGCTTCCACTGCCTGACGCTGTTCGCCGTGCTGCTCACGGCGCTGCCGCTCATCCTCAAGCTGACCACGCCGCAGAGTTACCGGCTGGCCCTGGCCATCGCCGTGCTGCTGTCGCTGCCCAGCCTGCTGGGCAGCATCAACGTGGCACGCTGGTGGCGCGGCCTGTTGCTGCTCGGCCTGTGCCTGGCGCTCGGCGTCGGCGGCTGGCTGACGCGGGTCTGGGTGCCGCCGGCGACCCTGTGGCTGACCGAGGCGGCGCTGTCTGCCGAGTTCGACGGTTACCGCCGCAGCCCCGGCCAGCGCCTGAAGCAGCTCGGCGCCGACCGGCTACGCCGCCAGGGCCTGTACGCCTACACCGCGATCAGCGCCCCGCGCGGGCTGAACGAGCGCATCTACCATGTCTGGCGCCACGAGGGCCGCGAGGTCGAGCGCATCGCCCTGTCCATCCATGGCGGCCGCAAGCAGGGCTACCGCGCCTGGAGCCACAAGCAGAACTTCCCCGCCGACGCGGCAGGCCGCTGGCAGGTCCAGGTGCTCACCGAGGCCGGGCAGATGATCGGCGTGCTGCGTTTCCGCGTGCTCGCGGCGGAGGCGGCCGACGCCGCCAGCGAACGGTACGAGGACGCCGCGGCCAGCGCGGGCCTGGTGCTGCCGGTTCAGCCGAAGAACCAGTAG
- a CDS encoding NAD-dependent epimerase/dehydratase family protein: MRVLITGAAGFIGQQVLAELAVQHPKWMLIAADIRPVSLQGLQLNVEPVRLDISRPDQVQDCVGEWKPQAILHLAAVVNPPPGMSEARLHAIEVGGTRALLEAALAHAVEHLIVTSSGAAYGFCPGHAEWIDEEQPLRGHGSFAHARHKCEIEELLAVARARQPRLRQLVLRPSTILGKRVDSRIGELFSRRTVVGLRGHDSRFGFVWDQDVVNVIRQGLERGSAGIFNLAGDGALSLQEIAALLGKPYRPLPLGLLRTALRLFKPLGLSRHGAEQLDFLRYRPVLANRRLKEVFGYTPRYSSREAFLAFLQAQGIQPCC; the protein is encoded by the coding sequence ATGCGCGTCTTGATCACCGGTGCCGCGGGTTTTATCGGCCAGCAGGTGCTGGCCGAACTGGCGGTCCAGCACCCCAAGTGGATGCTGATCGCCGCCGATATCCGCCCCGTCAGCCTGCAGGGCTTGCAGCTCAACGTGGAGCCGGTGCGCCTGGATATCAGCCGCCCCGACCAGGTTCAGGACTGCGTCGGCGAGTGGAAACCGCAGGCGATCCTGCACCTGGCCGCGGTGGTCAACCCGCCCCCCGGCATGAGCGAGGCGCGCCTGCACGCCATCGAGGTGGGCGGCACGCGGGCGTTGCTCGAGGCGGCATTGGCCCATGCTGTCGAGCACCTGATCGTCACCAGCTCCGGCGCGGCCTATGGCTTCTGTCCGGGGCATGCCGAGTGGATCGATGAGGAGCAGCCGCTGCGCGGGCATGGATCGTTCGCCCATGCCCGGCACAAGTGCGAAATCGAGGAGCTGCTGGCCGTCGCCCGCGCGCGGCAGCCGCGGCTCCGGCAGCTGGTGTTGCGGCCCAGCACCATTCTCGGCAAACGGGTCGACAGTCGCATCGGCGAGCTGTTCAGCCGCCGCACTGTGGTGGGGCTCAGGGGCCATGACAGCCGCTTCGGCTTCGTCTGGGACCAGGATGTGGTGAATGTCATACGCCAGGGGCTGGAGCGGGGTAGCGCCGGCATCTTCAACCTGGCCGGCGATGGGGCGCTGTCGCTGCAGGAAATCGCCGCCCTGCTGGGCAAGCCCTACCGGCCCCTGCCCCTTGGCCTGCTGCGCACGGCGTTGCGCCTGTTCAAGCCCCTCGGCCTGAGCCGGCACGGTGCCGAGCAACTGGATTTCCTGCGTTATCGGCCGGTGCTGGCCAATCGGCGACTCAAGGAGGTCTTCGGCTACACCCCGCGCTACAGCAGTCGCGAGGCGTTCCTGGCCTTTCTCCAGGCCCAGGGCATTCAGCCGTGCTGCTGA
- a CDS encoding nucleoside recognition domain-containing protein, translating to MLNGLWLSFFLVAALAGLSRWLFGDDPAVFAAMVESLFAMAKLSVEVMVVLFGTLTLWLGFLRIAEKAGLVDLLGRALGPLFARLMPEVPRGHPALGFITLNFAANGLGLDNAATPIGLKAMRALQELNPSQTVASNAQILFLVLNTSSLTLLPVSIFMYRVQQGAPDPTLVFLPILLATSASTLAGLLAVALVQRLRLWDPVVLAYLIPGALALGAFMALLAGLSATALAALSSLLGNLTLFGLILLFLLVGALRRVPVYENFIEGAKEGFDVAKSLLPYLVAMLCAIGVLRASGALDLGLDGIRALVQALGWDSRFIDALPTALMKPFSGSAARAMLIETMQNFGVDSFPALLAATVQGSTETTFYVLAVYFGAVGIQRARHAVGCALLADLSGILAAIAVCYWFFG from the coding sequence ATGCTCAACGGCCTGTGGCTGAGTTTTTTCCTGGTGGCGGCGCTGGCCGGCCTGTCGCGCTGGCTGTTCGGCGACGATCCGGCGGTGTTCGCCGCCATGGTCGAGAGCCTGTTCGCCATGGCCAAGCTGTCGGTCGAGGTCATGGTGGTGCTGTTCGGTACCCTGACGCTCTGGCTCGGCTTTCTGCGTATCGCCGAGAAGGCCGGCCTGGTGGATTTGCTCGGACGCGCCCTGGGGCCGCTGTTCGCGCGGCTGATGCCCGAGGTGCCGCGTGGCCATCCGGCGCTGGGGTTCATCACCCTCAACTTCGCCGCCAACGGCCTGGGCCTGGACAACGCCGCCACGCCGATCGGCCTCAAGGCCATGCGCGCACTACAGGAGCTGAATCCGAGCCAGACCGTGGCGAGCAATGCGCAGATCCTCTTCCTGGTGCTCAACACCTCGTCCCTGACCCTGCTGCCGGTGAGCATCTTCATGTACCGGGTGCAGCAGGGCGCGCCCGACCCGACCCTGGTGTTCCTGCCGATCCTCCTGGCCACCAGCGCCTCGACCCTGGCGGGCTTGCTGGCCGTGGCCCTGGTGCAGCGTCTGCGCCTGTGGGACCCGGTGGTGCTGGCCTACCTGATTCCCGGCGCCCTGGCCCTGGGCGCCTTCATGGCGCTGCTCGCCGGGCTGAGCGCCACGGCACTGGCGGCGCTGTCCTCGCTGCTCGGCAACCTGACCCTGTTCGGGCTGATCCTGCTGTTCCTGCTGGTCGGCGCGCTGCGCCGGGTGCCGGTGTACGAGAACTTCATCGAGGGCGCCAAGGAGGGGTTCGACGTGGCCAAGAGCCTGCTGCCCTATCTGGTGGCGATGCTCTGCGCGATCGGCGTGCTGCGCGCCTCGGGTGCACTGGACCTGGGGCTCGATGGCATACGCGCGCTGGTGCAGGCGCTCGGCTGGGACAGCCGCTTCATCGACGCCCTGCCCACCGCCCTGATGAAGCCCTTCTCCGGCAGCGCGGCGCGGGCGATGCTCATCGAGACCATGCAGAACTTCGGCGTGGACAGCTTTCCGGCGCTGCTTGCGGCCACGGTGCAGGGCAGTACCGAGACCACCTTCTACGTGCTGGCGGTGTACTTCGGGGCGGTGGGCATCCAGCGCGCGCGTCACGCCGTGGGCTGTGCCCTGCTGGCCGACCTGAGCGGCATCCTCGCCGCCATCGCGGTGTGCTACTGGTTCTTCGGCTGA
- a CDS encoding MarC family protein, producing the protein MDIFGIAALIFLVTDPFGNIAIYIAALKNVAPKRRLWVAGRELLFALALLLLFLTFGDKLLSGLGLSREATAIAGAIILFVVAMRLIFPSPQGLLGDLPDGEPMLVPLATPAVAGPSALAVLMTLRNTHEGALWELYLAVILAWAATACILLQASFLQRFLGARGLTAVERLMGMLLIMLSVDMLLDNLQSVLHIVP; encoded by the coding sequence ATGGATATTTTCGGCATCGCCGCGTTGATTTTTCTGGTCACCGACCCCTTCGGCAACATCGCCATCTACATCGCCGCCCTGAAGAACGTCGCGCCCAAGCGCCGCTTGTGGGTGGCCGGCCGCGAGCTGCTGTTCGCCCTGGCCCTGCTGCTGCTGTTTCTGACCTTCGGCGACAAGCTGCTCAGTGGCCTCGGCCTGTCGCGCGAGGCCACCGCGATCGCCGGTGCCATCATCCTCTTCGTCGTCGCCATGCGGCTGATCTTCCCCAGCCCCCAGGGCCTGCTCGGCGACCTGCCGGACGGCGAGCCGATGCTGGTGCCGCTGGCCACCCCGGCGGTGGCCGGGCCTTCGGCCCTGGCGGTGCTGATGACCCTGCGCAACACCCATGAGGGGGCGCTGTGGGAGCTCTACCTGGCGGTCATCCTGGCCTGGGCGGCGACCGCCTGCATCCTGCTGCAGGCCTCCTTCCTGCAGCGCTTCCTCGGTGCCCGCGGCCTCACCGCGGTGGAGCGGCTGATGGGCATGCTGCTGATCATGCTCAGCGTCGACATGCTGTTGGACAACCTGCAAAGCGTGCTGCATATCGTCCCATGA